Genomic segment of Mercurialis annua linkage group LG6, ddMerAnnu1.2, whole genome shotgun sequence:
ataataatctttcTATTTGTTTCTTGTGTAAAACTCTTGTTACTAGTATTTATTTGTTGGTGTTGAAGCAATATctctattttgatattttatattcgGTTGATTATGTTGGTAGGAAGGGAGAACTAGCTTTGATGTGGaaacattatgttgatatctcAATTTTTGACTCATGCGAAAATTTTATTGATGCTCAAATTGCGAATGGTGATAATGTGAATTGGAGAATTGCTGGTTTTTATGGGTGTCTGGAGAAGAACTAGATGGGGGTGTCATAAAGTATTCTAAACAAACTTAGCTCTAATAGTAATCTTATGTGGTGTATATTAAAAGACTTTAGCGACGTCCTCTCTATGGAGGAGAAGAAGGGTGGGGCGGATCAGCTAGTGTGATTAATTGATGGTTTCCGAAAGCTGTTTCATGGAGCGGACTATTAGATATGGAGGCTTCTGGTTATCAGTTTACATGGAGTAGAGACCAGAAAATTCTTAGTAGGGTGGAGGAGAGGCTTGATATGGCCTTATGTACGTCGAGTTGGTTGGATAAATTTCCAGAGATTGCATTCTGGAATATTGACTTGTCTAGTTCAGACCATCTCCCAATTTTGCTTAAGTTTTTCAAACGGgatactataaaaattaaacccaactttaggtttaataaaatttggctTTTAAAGGGTATTTGCCATGAAGTAGTAGATGCATGGATGAGGAGTTATAGCAATGTCAGGGACAAGCTGGTAGATACTTAAGTGAGATTGGAGGTATAGAATAATCAACAAGTCTCCCAATTATCATAAGATTATTGAGAAGAAGAGGAGGCGGATTCAAAATCTATTAAACAGGCAGGATGCTCTCAATTGTATGTGGCGGAAGTGATAGATTACCATAATATTCTAATAGAGGAGGAGGTTCACTAGAAATAGAAGGTCAGTGTTTTTAGTTGTCTGATGGAGATACAAATACTAAGTTTTCACAATGCTGCAAATACCTGGAGAAGGAGGAACAAGATAGAAAAATTGAAAGATGAGCAAGGGGtgtggaatttttaaaaagtggaGGTGAATAGTATTGTCAAGAGGTATTTTACCGATCTCTTTCATGATACGAGGGACTTGTGTGTGATTTTGTCGATATAGAGCCTCACATTACAGATTGTCGTATATGATTTATTGATAGGGCTGGTTACTTGTGATGAAGTGAGAAGAGCCGCATTTATTATGCATAATGATAAATCTTCGGGTCTCGATGGTTTTAACCCGACGTtctttaaaaattgttaaagttattgttgatttttttgataGTTGTATTTTGAGTCCCGGTTTGAATTATACCTCTATTACGCTTATATGAAACATTATATTTACATGTATTTATTTAGCAATTGTTAtaattttctacttttttttactTCTTCCGCCTCAGATTTGCTAAATGTTGGACCAAGTCTCATTTGAACcttaattttgagtttgacaatcaatttaaagagtctaatcatgtttattagtgtgcaggaacatatagaaaccatcccgGGTCCAATCGGAGCTTTATATCGAGAAtcgaaaaatcaaaattccGACTAGTTACAGTAGCTTTTCGCGCCCGAGATGCCTTCAACATCGCGAGCGCGACAAACA
This window contains:
- the LOC126687619 gene encoding uncharacterized protein LOC126687619, with the protein product MEASGYQFTWSRDQKILSRVEERLDMALCTSSWLDKFPEIAFWNIDLSSSDHLPILLKFFKRDTIKIKPNFRFNKIWLLKGICHEVVDAWMRSYSNVRDKLSLTLQIVVYDLLIGLVTCDELYFESRRDRVLFSTILNFLLEDS